One part of the Kryptolebias marmoratus isolate JLee-2015 linkage group LG2, ASM164957v2, whole genome shotgun sequence genome encodes these proteins:
- the igsf10 gene encoding immunoglobulin superfamily member 10: MQSKTASCNCGAKVGFINGSAQSVVSPYGSPIHMSAPCTMSVCDSRPSYLRGWLLMVLMLLTAVQLSRAECPKSCVCHVPAEVHCTFKYLTTVPDRFSPSVERINLGYNGITFLRETDLSELESLELLMLHSNNIHNIEDRTFKDLKSLQVLKMSHNRIKEIHKETFKGLDSLLRLHLDHNHIEFISPEAFYGLTKLQLVHLEGNQLQQLHADTFVTLRHSQVFKVSSVKTIHLSDNLLTTLPADVFSGCSHLENLFLHGNPWKCDCRMKWFSLWAQKHAGVLKCKQDRRYPRGQLCPVCKNPAPYHNRSVSQLHSDAFTCNRPWIEPHLKQKNISLEEGDYTPVSSKDFIAPLGSIQINLADEFHNNASLSCTVQRPSAFESLTQTIEEENNVTMLTTGITTYLVCNTDYDQIQQIWQILATYSDFPMRLERGLMLSSTPQIVYRYIQIKGGEEDITTNIEAEIKATPAWLMQGELSLQLDRTTTTYSALHIKYQSVVNLHVESTPSKKDRYSWTMIKRDNQTKTEHAVITGGVAQLSCEIQGEPKPLIEWILPDGSKIRAPYSSQDRRIIISADGVLTLRGADTSDTGLYWCIATNYLDADILIFRVTVLSPDVEEFEVNGLQISKSIGENLVFDCSSFGSPMVSISWILPDHSVLEKTQGNKKMFENGTLLVQGLTERDRGFYRCLVANYLGVDLLVSQVILSKEKIDATTALDSEGSGMVMEVKMDSSLAEHIADLNELTSSSPAERTSQESKTITSDRPYPRLRSQGRESSPGRLGQRRKGTVRNRHIWSSRVFHKASRRVDPHKFAEYMKKAHDGSSLKTSAKNEMIKHTIFSGDDETGSGESHKEEHFVVVPWEVKPTTETITNTQKREREFLATRVQQFDDRNGFSRNIFSSEKKENTNKPTTETYMQSDSTSKNPKFIHQPSHVETELYVLEKHTRIHPNVDPVTPKHSTTDTAQETQLRFSGEQSTETETSTLSLPADPNVTPINDGPGPMELIIHTDPESQTTFTAIATTENQRDKITFHTTQTIKSPQLPAGSTIISQQQIRIIPHKSSRGKSGRRTFHGRRRIIKPNRITDIQSFINRFKQPTIKKAENTSVPLSVYLTTDCDCDDDKKKTVTAKVQLITPPASSNPFQSKTERPASTQKTATFDTNRYTTSKSPFSHTESNSQVSYEDISSADAPEINPTIDYFFTTKTAQPITSTTSTTKTSKVIRGRIPWNRLFGSGEREMILSRLKRPSMTPKTSYTLQTTSVTTTPAAVYSTSTNSPAILESLPPPIRTQSKESSVDDDFEGLESADFEFTTRGPRFHPITTTRSPDYIRSSTTTETTLEIPSLLSPPTVQQHSVENPDETLSSGSGGLPDNLPRIRQRLNGTRRQQGRRRRPFQGRRPFRKPELTKVNSRTIVASTTDVTTKKNIIEETTQHQQSIFNNPMRTPSKKKNSNTLPVATDQTSKNTDLDSESDWSSSGLFANSPFMTSSKYNPTTTLIPATTKRNNARGSVDKSSAFDSITIFTAEKGRDIGSPYSKQIHKTISSAYNHLTVNKGNSPRNGQLKPTAKPMPRKPRIIGGNAASFTALSNSDAFLPCEAVGNPQPVITWKRFSPTTGDTILIKKTMGKFEVLSNGTLTIQNVNIKDRGQYLCLAENDYGSDKLLVTLSVVAYPSRILEPKLREMKSYTGNKVEMNCKAEGRPKPVISWILANRTQLRGQNTERGRASVSSEGTLVIEHVTVYDMGYYKCIASNPAGADTATVRLQVVSAPPGIVEEKRQQLKASLTQNLWLPCTGHGTPQPTIHWVLHDGSVVRPNKKASEKRISMFDNGTLFIKNVTPAENGKYECIATSSTGSERRVVTLTVERQESAPQIMKTSQTMTELSYGDQLRLNCLATGDPKPRIIWKLPSKTVLDQGHRMGNRIQVLDNGTLAVNSVSDKDAGVYTCVARSTIGDDLQLMRVTVSMKPAKIESKLDRKKQIPFGKDLKVDCKASGTPKPEISWGLPDGTVVNSVMLQSDAGLGGGRTRRYTLFDNGTLYLNQVSISEEGDYTCYAENQVGKDEMHVHITVVTTAPKIRSPSQTYAKVKPGGNIRFDCEAFGEPKPKILWRLSNNDVIVASNERYLIHVNGSLDIRNVKAIDAGEYVCMARNLGGENRNVYKLDIDGNPPVINGYQQNRTVIKDVAKKHSRKLLDCKAEGDPTPTVTWIMPDNIFLPAPYFGSRINVHNNGTLEIHNVRSTDTAQFICLARNDGGEAIMMVQLEVTSMLQRPIFKNPFNERIVAGVGKTTVLNCSADGHPMPEIILILPNGTRITSGSRLGSRHELRNDGTLVIYNSREEDSGKYRCGAKNSQGYIEKLIILNIGQRPYILTRPKGIIRGMFGEPLFLHCLSEGSPRPRIYWTIPDGHTLTQPQNTGRYHLLENGTLIVQEATLHDKGNYHCRARNNVGEASLTVPVIVVAFRPRITTGPPSSVRTIMGTPIKLNCVATGIPKPEISWELPDHSVLSAAEQGRPVGSELLHPQGTLIIQRPTASDSGRYTCLVKSPLGTDSKVTYVLVL; the protein is encoded by the exons ATGCAAAGCAAAACTGCCTCATGCAACTGTGGAGCTAAG gtGGGTTTCATTAATGGCTCAGCTCAAAGTGTAGTATCCCCTTACGGAAGCCCCATCCACATGAGTGCCCCGTGCACaatgagtgtgtgtgacagcagaCCTTCATACCTGCGGGGGTGGTTGCTGATGGTTCTGATGTTGCTGACTGCTGTGCAGCTGTCGCGCGCCGAATGCCCAAAATCATGCGTCTGTCATGTTCCCGCTGAAGTGCACTGCACCTTCAAATACCTGACCACGGTACCTGACCGCTTCTCACCATCTGTGGAAAGAATCAATCTTGG GTACAATGGTATAACTTTCCTGAGAGAAACTGATCTTTCGGAGCTTGAGAGCTTGGAGCTGTTGATGCTGCACAGCAACAATATACACAATATTGAAGACAGAACCTTCAAAGACCTCAAGTCTTTACAG GTCTTAAAGATGTCAcacaacagaataaaagaaatccACAAGGAGACATTTAAAGGCCTGGACAGTCTACTGAGACTTCACTTGGACCACAACCACATAGAATTTATCAGCCCAGAGGCTTTCTACGGCTTAACTAAGTTGCAATTGGTCCATCTGGAAGGCAaccagctccagcagctccacgCAGACACATTTGTCACACTGAGACACAGCCAGGTTTTTAAAGTGTCCTCAGTAAAAACCATCCACTTGTCAGACAATCTCTTGACCACTCTGCCAGCAGATGTTTTCTCAGGCTGCAGTCATTTGGAGAACCTTTTCCTCCACGGCAACCCTTGGAAGTGTGATTGCCGTATGAAGTGGTTCTCACTGTGGGCACAGAAGCATGCTG GTGTGCTGAAATGCAAGCAAGACAGGAGATATCCGAGAGGCCAGCTGTGTCCTGTTTGTAAAAATCCTGCCCCTTACCACAACAGATCTGTGTCCCAGCTCCACAGTGATGCCTTCACTTGTAACAGACCCTGGATCGAACCCCAtctaaagcagaaaaacataaGTCTGGAGGAAGGGGACTACACTCCGGTTTCCTCTAAGGATTTTATTGCCCCATTAGGCTCTATACAAATTAACCTGGCTGATGAGTTTCACAACAATGCCAGTCTATCCTGCACCGTCCAGAGGCCCAGTGCTTTCGAAAGCCTTACTCAAACcattgaagaagaaaacaatgtcACCATGCTTACCACTGGCATAACTACATATTTGGTGTGTAACACTGACTATGACCAAATCCAACAGATATGGCAGATCCTGGCCACCTACAGTGACTTTCCTATGAGGCTGGAAAGAGGTTTAATGCTGTCCAGCACACCTCAAATAGTCTACAGATATATCCAGATAAAGGGTGGAGAGGAGGATATTACCACAAACATTGAGGCTGAGATTAAAGCCACTCCTGCATGGTTAATGCAGGGGGAACTGAGCCTCCAGCTTGACCGTACTACTACCACCTACTCAGCTCTGCACATTAAGTATCAGTCTGTAGTCAACCTACATGTTGAAAGCACACCATCTAAAAAGGATCGCTATTCCTGGACCATGATTAAACGAGACAATCAAACCAAGACTGAGCATGCTGTCATTACAG GTGGTGTGGCACAATTAAGCTGTGAAATCCAGGGGGAGCCAAAGCCTCTGATAGAGTGGATTTTACCAGATGGAAGTAAGATCCGAGCTCCTTATTCGAGTCAGGACAGAAGGATCATAATCTCTGCTGATGGGGTGCTAACTCTTCGAGGTGCAGATACTTCAGACACTGGCCTCTACTGGTGCATTGCTACAAACTACCTGGATGCTGATATCCTCATATTTCGAGTGACAGTTCTTTCTCCTGATGTGGAAGAATTTGAGGTTAATGGCCTCCAAATCTCAAAGTCAATTGGTGAAAATCTTGTATTTGACTGCAGCTCCTTTGGAAGTCCTATGGTCTCAATTTCATGGATTCTACCTGACCACTCAGTGCTAGAGAAGACTCAAGGGAATAAGAAGATGTTTGAAAATGGGACACTGTTAGTTCAAGGGTTAACAGAAAGAGATCGAGGATTTTACAGGTGTTTGGTTGCTAATTATCTAGGAGTTGACCTGCTTGTGTCTCAGGTGATACTTTCCAAAGAAAAGATTGATGCTACAACAGCTTTGGACAGTGAGGGATCAGGAATGGTAATGGAGGTAAAGATGGATTCTAGCTTGGCAGAACATATAGCCGACCTCAATGAGCTCACCTCCTCGAGTCCAGCTGAGAGAACTAGTCAAGAATCCAAGACAATCACCTCAGATCGCCCTTACCCAAGGCTGAGATCGCAGGGCAGAGAAAGTTCTCCAGGTAGACTAGGACAGAGAAGGAAGGGAACAGTTCGTAATAGACACATCTGGAGTAGTAGGGTTTTTCATAAAGCTTCCAGAAGAGTAGACCCACACAAATTTGCTGAATATATGAAAAAGGCTCATGATGGATCAAGTTTAAAGACTAGTGCAAAGAATGAGATGATAAAACATACAATTTTTTCAGGTGATGATGAAACCGGCTCTGGGGAAAGTCATaaagaagaacattttgttgttgtgccATGGGAAGTGAAACCAACcacagaaacaataacaaacacacagaaaagagaaagagaattTTTAGCAACAAGGGTACAGCAATTTGATGACAGAAATGGATTCAGTCGTAACATTTTTTcgagtgaaaaaaaagaaaatacaaataaaccaacaacaGAAACATATATGCAGTCAGATTCTACATCAAAAAACCCTAAATTTATACACCAGCCAAGTCATGTTGAGACAGAGCTTTATGTACTTGAAAAACACACCAGGATACACCCTAATGTGGATCCAGTCACTCCGAAACATTCTACTACAGACACTGCACAAGAAACTCAACTCAGGTTTTCAGGAGAACAATctacagagacagagacatCCACGCTGTCTTTACCTGCAGACCCCAATGTTACTCCAATAAATGATGGTCCAGGCCCGATGGAGCTCATCATCCACACAGACCCAGAAAGCCAGACTACATTCACAGCAATTGCCACCACAGAGAACCAGCGAGACAAGATCACCTTCCACACTACTCAGACAATAAAATCTCCACAGCTTCCTGCAGGATCCACCATAATCTCCCAACAGCAGATCCGTATAATTCCACATAAGAGCAGCCGAGGAAAAAGCGGCAGGAGGACCTTTCATGGACGCAGGAGAATCATAAAACCTAACAGGATCACTGACATACAATCCTTCATCAACAGATTTAAACAGCCAACTATAAAGAAGGCAGAAAACACTTCTGTGCCACTTTCAGTTTACTTAACCACAG ACTGTGACTGTGATGATGACAAAAAGAAGACAGTGACTGCTAAGGTGCAACTCATTACTCCACCAGCTTCCTCCAAtccctttcaaagtaaaacagagaGACCTGCATCTACACAAAAAACTGCAACTTTTGACACAAATCGCTACACCACTTCAAAGAGTCCCTTCAGCCATACTGAGTCTAATTCACAAGTTTCCTATGAGGATATATCATCTGCTGATGCCCCTGAAATCAACCCTacaattgattatttttttactacGAAAACAGCTCAACCAATTACCAGCACAACATCTACTACAAAGACATCTAAGGTTATTCGTGGAAGAATTCCATGGAACAGACTGTTTGGAAGTGGAGAAAGAGAAATGATTTTGAGCAGGCTAAAGAGACCATCCATGACACCAAAAACCTCATATACACTTCAAACTACATCAGTGACCACAACCCCTGCTGCTGTGTACAGCACCAGCACAAACTCACCAGCCATACTTGAGAGTCTGCCACCACCCATACGCACACAGAGCAAAGAGAGCTCAGTAGATGATGACTTTGAAGGTTTAGAATCTGCAGATTTTGAGTTTACAACCCGAGGTCCCAGGTTTCATCCTATAACTACCACAAGGTCACCTGATTACATCAGGTCTTCCACCACTACTGAAACAACACTAGAAATACCTTCTTTACTTTCTCCTCCTACTGTTCAACAACATTCAGTTGAAAATCCTGATGAAACTTTATCATCGGGGTCTGGAGGATTACCTGATAATTTGCCTAGAATCAGACAAAGGCTTAATGGGACAAGGCGACAACAAGGGCGAAGAAGGAGGCCCTTTCAGGGCAGGAGGCCCTTCAGAAAACCTGAACTCACAAAGGTTAATTCTAGGACAATTGTGGCTTCAACTACAgatgttacaacaaagaaaaatataattgaGGAAACCACACAACATCAACAATCTATCTTTAACAATCCCATGCGCACAccatctaagaaaaaaaacagtaacacaCTACCTGTTGCTACTGATCAAACATCAAAAAACACAGACTTGGATAGTGAATCTGACTGGTCGTCTAGTGGTTTATTTGCCAATTCTCCTTTTATGACCTCATCAAAATATAACCCTACTACTACACTGATACCAGCTACAACAAAACGTAATAATGCTAGAGGCAGTGTAGATAAATCCTCTGCCTTTGACTCAATTACCATTTTTACAGCAGAGAAAGGACGTGACATTGGTTCTCCATACAGCAAACAAATTCACAAAACCATTTCTTCTGCTTATAATCATTTAACTGTCAATAAAGGTAACAGTCCTAGAAATGGTCAACTAAAACCCACTGCAAAGCCCATGCCAAGAAAGCCTCGAATAATTGGGGGAAATGCAGCAAGCTTTACTGCTTTGTCTAACTCAGATGCTTTCCTGCCATGTGAGGCTGTTGGAAACCCACAGCCAGTTATAACCTGGAAACGCTTCTCTCCAACCACAG GAGATACAATTCTGATCAAGAAAACAATGGGCAAGTTTGAAGTGTTGAGCAATGGTACCTTGACCATCCAGAATGTCAACATAAAGGACCGCGGCCAGTATCTCTGTCTTGCTGAAAATGATTACGGATCAGATAAACTTCTCGTCACCCTCTCAGTGGTAGCTTACCCCTCTCGTATCCTAGAGCCAAAACTGAGAGAGATGAAGTCTTATACAGGAAACAAAGTCGAGATGAATTGTAAAGCTGAAGGCCGGCCTAAGCCTGTGATTTCTTGGATCTTGGCAAACAGAACCCAACTGAGAGGGCAAAACACTGAGAGAGGGAGGGCATCAGTATCCTCCGAAGGGACTCTGGTCATTGAACATGTGACTGTTTATGACATGGGCTATTACAAATGTATTGCCAGTAATCCGGCCGGAGCTGATACAGCTACAGTACGACTGCAAGTAGTTTCAGCACCACCAGGGATTGTTGAGGAAAAACGTCAACAGCTGAAAGCTAGTTTGACCCAAAATTTGTGGCTGCCTTGCACAGGCCATGGCACCCCACAGCCAACTATTCACTGGGTCCTACATGATGGATCGGTGGTTCGACCTAACAAAAAGGCCAGTGAAAAAAGGATATCAATGTTTGACAATGGAACACTGttcataaaaaatgtgactCCAGCAGAAAATGGAAAGTATGAATGTATTGCAACCAGCTCTACCGGTTCAGAGCGAAGGGTGGTGACTCTGACAGTTGAAAGACAAGAGTCTGCACCCCAGATAATGAAGACATCTCAAACCATGACAGAGTTGTCTTATGGGGATCAGTTGAGACTTAACTGTTTAGCAACGGGAGACCCAAAACCAAGAATTATCTGGAAGCTACCATCTAAAACTGTTCTTGACCAAGGCCATAG GATGGGTAACAGAATTCAAGTCTTGGATAATGGAACTCTTGCTGTTAACTCAGTAAGTGATAAAGATGCTGGAGTGTATACCTGTGTAGCCCGAAGCACAATTGGGGACGATCTTCAGCTTATGAGGGTCACAGTATCAATGAAGCCAGCCAAAATAGAGTCTAAGCTCGATAGGAAGAAGCAAATACCGTTTGGCAAAGACTTGAAAGTGGACTGTAAAGCCTCGGGAACACCAAAACCAGAGATCTCCTGGGGTCTACCAGATGGAACCGTGGTCAACAGTGTGATGTTGCAGTCTGATGCTGGTCTAGGGGGAGGACGAACACGTCGCTATACCCTGTTTGATAATGGGACTCTTTATCTTAATCAG gttaGCATATCTGAGGAAGGAGACTACACCTGTTATGCAGAGAACCAGGTTGGAAAAGATGAGATGCATGTACATATCACTGTGGTGACAACTGCTCCAAAGATACGTTCACCAAGCCAGACCTATGCCAAGGTCAAACCTGGAGGAAATATTCGCTTTGACTGTGAAGCATTTGGAGAGCCAAAACCCAAGATCTTGTGGAGGCTTTCTAACAATGATGTAATAGTAGCATCAAATGAACGCTACTTAATACATGTCAATGGGTCTTTGGATATCAGGAATGTGAAGGCAATCGACGCAGGAGAGTATGTTTGCATGGCTCGCAATCTTGGTGGAGAAAACAGAAACGTTTATAAGCTGGATATAGATGGGAACCCACCAGTCATCAATGGCTACCAACAAAATAGGACTGTAATCAAAGATGTGGCCAAGAAACACTCCAGGAAACTTTTAGACTGCAAGGCTGAGGGGGATCCCACTCCAACTGTCACTTGGATTATGCCTGATAATATATTTCTTCCAGCACCATATTTTGGCAGCAGGATTAATGTTCACAACAATGGGACACTAGAGATTCATAATGTGCGGTCCACAGATACAGCACAATTCATTTGCTTGGCAAGAAATGATGGGGGAGAGGCAATTATGATGGTACAATTGGAGGTCACCAGTATGCTTCAACGGCCAATCTTCAAAAACCCTTTTAATGAACGTATTGTGGCTGGGGTTGGGAAAACTACAGTTCTGAATTGTTCTGCTGATGGACATCCAATGCCAGAGATAATTTTGATTTTGCCGAATGGAACAAGGATTACCAGTGGATCCAGACTTGGCTCTCGCCATGAACTACGCAATGATGGTACTTTAGTCATCTACAACTCTCGTGAAGAAGATTCTGGGAAGTATCGTTGTGGGGCCAAAAATTCCCAGGGCTATATAGAGAAGCTAATAATTTTGAATATTGGGCAGAGGCCTTACATCCTTACAAGGCCTAAGGGAATCATACGTGGGATGTTTGGGGAGCCtctttttcttcattgtttATCTGAAGGGAGTCCTAGACCCAGAATCTACTGGACTATTCCTGATGGTCACACTCTTACTCAGCCTCAAAACACTGGCCGGTACCATCTGCTAGAGAATGGCACTCTAATTGTGCAGGAAGCTACTCTCCATGACAAAGGAAACTACCACTGCAGGGCCCGTAACAATGTTGGGGAGGCATCCCTCACTGttcctgttattgttgttgCCTTTCGTCCAAGGATCACTACAGGGCCACCTTCTAGTGTGAGGACAATAATGGGGACTCCGATCAAGCTCAACTGTGTTGCCACTGGGATCCCAAAGCCAGAAATCTCCTGGGAGCTTCCAGATCATTCAGTTTTGTCAGCAGCAGAGCAGGGACGACCTGTGGGAAGTGAGCTGCTCCACCCTCAGGGCACACTCATCATCCAGAGGCCCACAGCTTCTGATTCTGGCAGATATACATGTTTAGTCAAGAGCCCCTTAGGTACAGATTCAAAAGTCACATATGTGCTTGTTCTTTGA